Proteins encoded together in one Triticum dicoccoides isolate Atlit2015 ecotype Zavitan chromosome 7B, WEW_v2.0, whole genome shotgun sequence window:
- the LOC119336013 gene encoding peroxidase 45-like, translating to MANLGWLASLAAAVVVVALRSPFATAQLRPGYYASICPNLETIVRNSVRQSMAQSQISAGATLRLFFHDCAVRGCDASVMIVNSNGDDEWGSPDDQSLKPQGFQTVLDAKAAVDKDPQCRYKVSCADILALAARESVVQSGGPYYQVELGRYDGKVSTKSSVVLPHVDFNLDKLNGFFSGLGLSQTDMIALSGGHTMGAADCSFFQSRIGTDPTMDSGFAAQLRGTCTSSQSSAFLDPTPLGFDNSYYKNLQGGRGLLGSDQVLYTDPRSRGTVNYYASNQGTFFYDFTVAMTKLGRVGVKTAADGEIRRDCRYTN from the exons ATGGCGAACCTTGGATGGTtagcctccctcgccgccgccgtcgtcgtggtGGCGCTCCGCTCGCCGTTCGCCACCGCGCAGCTGAGGCCGGGGTACTACGCCAGCATCTGCCCCAACCTGGAGACCATTGTCCGGAACTCCGTCAGGCAGTCCATGGCCCAGTCCCAAATCTCCGCGGGGGCCACGCTCAGGCTCTTCTTCCATGACTGCGCCGTCAGG GGCTGCGATGCGTCGGTCATGATCGTGAACTCGAACGGCGACGACGAGTGGGGGAGCCCGGACGACCAGTCCCTGAAGCCGCAGGGCTTCCAGACGGTCCTGGACGCCAAGGCCGCCGTCGACAAGGACCCGCAGTGCCGTTACAAGGTGTCCTGCGCCGACATACTCGCCCTCGCCGCACGAGAATCCGTCGTCCAGAGCGGAGGGCCGTACTACCAGGTGGAGCTGGGCAGGTACGACGGGAAGGTCTCGACGAAGAGCAGCGTGGTGCTGCCGCACGTCGACTTCAACCTCGACAAGCTCAACGGCTTCTTCTCAGGCTTGGGCCTCTCCCAGACCGACATGATCGCACTCTCAG GTGGCCACACCATGGGCGCGGCAGACTGCAGCTTCTTCCAGTCTAGGATCGGCACCGACCCGACCATGGACTCGGGCTTCGCGGCGCAGCTCCGGGGCACCTGCACCAGCAGCCAGAGCTCCGCCTTCCTCGACCCGACGCCGCTGGGATTCGACAACTCCTACTACAAAAACCTGCAGGGCGGCAGGGGCCTCCTGGGCTCCGACCAGGTGCTGTACACGGACCCGAGGTCACGGGGCACCGTCAACTACTACGCGTCCAACCAAGGCACCTTCTTCTACGACTTCACCGTCGCCATGACCAAGCTCGGCAGGGTAGGGGTCAAGACGGCGGCCGACGGCGAGATACGCCGCGACTGCCGGTACACGAATTAG